A window of Methanolobus sediminis contains these coding sequences:
- a CDS encoding DNA-binding protein, with protein MTDDLEEIRRKRLAQIQQQQAAQQQMGGADMQAAMQQEQMQAEMEAKKQALMRQILTPEARERLTNLRMSRKELVEQLENQLIMLAQSGRLQTMIDDEKLKQLLVQMQPKKRETTIKRM; from the coding sequence ATGACGGATGACCTTGAAGAGATAAGAAGAAAAAGACTTGCACAGATCCAGCAGCAACAGGCAGCTCAACAGCAGATGGGCGGTGCCGATATGCAGGCAGCAATGCAGCAGGAGCAGATGCAGGCTGAGATGGAAGCAAAGAAGCAGGCTCTGATGCGTCAGATCCTGACTCCGGAAGCACGTGAGAGGCTGACAAATCTGCGTATGTCCCGCAAGGAACTTGTAGAGCAGCTTGAAAATCAGTTGATCATGCTTGCACAGAGTGGCAGGCTTCAAACTATGATCGACGATGAGAAACTCAAACAGCTTCTGGTTCAGATGCAGCCCAAAAAGAGGGAAACCACTATTAAGCGTATGTGA
- a CDS encoding 30S ribosomal protein S19e — MTTVYDVPAAEFIAKVAEKLKENDKVNPPEWATYVKTGVHKELPPIDTEWWYTRCAAVLRTVYTQGPIGVERMRSVYGGKKDRGVAPGKKAKGSGAIARTALQQLEEAGFVRSLKSGRVVSPQGQSMLDNVAYEVKQGLLETIPGLAKY, encoded by the coding sequence ATGACAACTGTATATGACGTTCCTGCAGCCGAGTTTATAGCAAAGGTAGCAGAAAAGTTGAAAGAGAATGATAAAGTAAATCCACCTGAGTGGGCAACATATGTAAAAACAGGTGTGCACAAGGAACTTCCACCAATCGACACTGAATGGTGGTACACAAGATGTGCAGCAGTACTTAGAACTGTATACACCCAGGGCCCAATCGGTGTTGAGAGAATGAGATCTGTCTACGGAGGAAAGAAGGACAGAGGCGTTGCTCCTGGCAAAAAGGCAAAGGGCAGCGGTGCAATTGCAAGAACTGCACTTCAGCAGCTTGAGGAAGCAGGTTTTGTACGCTCTCTCAAGAGTGGTCGTGTGGTATCCCCACAGGGACAGTCCATGCTTGACAATGTTGCATACGAGGTAAAACAGGGCCTTCTGGAAACAATTCCAGGTCTTGCTAAATACTGA
- a CDS encoding adenylosuccinate synthase — MFTIITGAQFGDEGKGKIVDLISGDYDLVVRFQGGNNAGHTVKVGEDVYKLHLIPSGFLLDSRVLIGPGTVVNPEVLAEELDMLADGGIKLDATRVGVDAKASIIMPYHVELDGLRESQRTEKIGTTKRGIGFAYIDKVARDEVRMGDLVDKEKFLKRLEDLAASKEAAIKELGGDPSIVMDHELIDKYVKLGERFASYVTDVSYEVNKALDEGKNVLAEGAQGTHLDVIHGTQKFVTSSCTIAGSACANIGVGPTRVDEVLAIVKAYITRVGEGPLPTELLDDIGKQIQEVGGEYGTTTGRSRRCGWFDLPLLKKAIYLNGYTSIALTKLDVLSNLDPIRVCVAYELDGKTIDYPPEDTSELARCKPVYEDLPGWDNDLTGVKEFSDLPKAAQDYVIYLEDKMGVNIDIVSVGPAREQTFRK; from the coding sequence ATGTTTACTATTATTACTGGTGCTCAATTTGGCGATGAAGGTAAAGGCAAGATAGTTGACCTTATTTCCGGTGATTATGATCTGGTTGTTCGTTTCCAGGGCGGAAACAATGCTGGACATACCGTTAAAGTAGGTGAGGATGTATACAAACTCCACCTTATCCCCTCTGGTTTTCTTTTAGATTCAAGGGTATTGATTGGTCCAGGTACTGTTGTGAACCCCGAAGTACTGGCAGAAGAACTTGATATGCTTGCAGATGGTGGCATAAAATTAGATGCAACCAGGGTTGGTGTAGATGCCAAAGCCAGTATTATAATGCCATATCATGTTGAACTTGATGGTCTGAGGGAATCCCAAAGGACCGAGAAGATTGGTACTACAAAACGTGGTATTGGTTTTGCCTACATTGATAAGGTTGCCAGGGACGAGGTCCGCATGGGTGACCTTGTTGATAAGGAAAAATTCCTCAAGAGACTTGAAGATCTTGCTGCATCAAAGGAAGCAGCTATTAAAGAGCTTGGTGGCGATCCTTCTATAGTTATGGATCACGAACTTATTGATAAGTATGTAAAACTTGGTGAGCGCTTTGCTTCCTATGTAACTGATGTCTCTTATGAGGTTAACAAGGCACTTGATGAGGGTAAGAATGTACTTGCTGAAGGTGCACAGGGAACTCATCTTGATGTAATTCACGGAACCCAGAAATTCGTAACCTCTTCCTGTACAATTGCAGGTTCTGCATGTGCTAATATTGGTGTTGGTCCTACAAGGGTTGATGAGGTACTGGCCATTGTAAAAGCATATATTACCAGAGTTGGCGAAGGGCCATTACCAACAGAGCTTTTAGATGATATCGGTAAGCAGATTCAGGAAGTAGGTGGCGAGTATGGTACTACCACAGGAAGATCAAGAAGATGTGGATGGTTCGACCTTCCTTTACTTAAAAAAGCAATATATCTTAATGGTTACACATCCATTGCACTTACTAAACTTGATGTTTTATCCAATCTTGATCCTATAAGAGTTTGTGTTGCTTATGAACTGGACGGAAAGACAATTGACTATCCGCCAGAGGATACTTCCGAACTTGCAAGATGCAAACCTGTATATGAAGACCTTCCTGGCTGGGATAATGACCTTACAGGTGTGAAGGAGTTCAGTGATCTTCCAAAGGCAGCTCAGGACTATGTAATTTATCTTGAAGATAAGATGGGTGTAAATATAGATATTGTTTCTGTAGGTCCTGCAAGAGAGCAAACCTTCAGAAAGTAG
- a CDS encoding indolepyruvate ferredoxin oxidoreductase subunit alpha has translation MPAIVDKNTCTGCEQCVNSCPVEAISMNDDVAVVDPNECVDCGDCVDICPVEAITLE, from the coding sequence ATGCCAGCTATAGTTGATAAGAATACATGTACAGGATGCGAGCAGTGTGTAAATTCCTGCCCGGTAGAAGCTATTTCAATGAACGATGATGTTGCAGTTGTTGATCCAAACGAATGTGTCGATTGTGGTGACTGCGTTGACATCTGTCCAGTGGAAGCAATCACATTAGAGTGA
- a CDS encoding PLP-dependent aminotransferase family protein, whose product MATDENTLIEKPVQFYRFADRMENSKKSFIREILKVTQQPEIISFAGGLPNPALFPAEELAAAAAKVMSEDAANVLQYSTTEGYLPLREFIAQRYLEKSGLKIDPSEILITNGSQQSLDLIGKVFLNKGDRVVIESPGYLGAIQSFSIFEPEFREVPLLDDGIDIDALDKTLEESDAKLFYTVPTFQNPSGVTYSQEKREATAKVLDKHGVVCVEDNAYGELRFAGEDVPTIRNYLENTILMGSFSKIIAPGLRLGWICAKNDIMEKLLVVKQAADLHSNYLSQRIISQYLMDNDVDGHISKIKTAYGSRRDHMVDMMSRYFPEGISYTKPEGGMFVWVTLPEGVSSMDLFDLAIKENVAFVPGSPFYTIEGAGSNTLRLNYSNSDPDDIEEGIKRLAACMEKLSC is encoded by the coding sequence ATGGCAACAGATGAAAATACTTTGATAGAGAAACCAGTACAATTTTATAGATTTGCTGACAGGATGGAGAACAGCAAAAAGTCCTTCATCAGGGAGATCTTGAAAGTCACACAGCAGCCGGAGATCATATCGTTCGCCGGAGGACTGCCAAACCCTGCATTATTCCCGGCAGAGGAACTTGCAGCAGCGGCTGCGAAGGTCATGTCAGAGGATGCTGCGAATGTCCTGCAATATAGTACTACAGAGGGCTATTTGCCTTTACGTGAATTCATTGCACAGAGATATCTTGAAAAAAGCGGACTTAAGATAGATCCTTCTGAGATCCTGATAACAAACGGTTCACAGCAGAGTCTGGATCTCATTGGCAAGGTTTTCCTTAACAAAGGGGACAGGGTTGTCATAGAGAGTCCTGGTTATCTCGGTGCTATACAGTCTTTCTCAATATTCGAACCGGAGTTCAGGGAAGTTCCACTTCTGGATGATGGAATAGATATTGATGCTCTTGATAAAACTCTGGAAGAAAGTGATGCAAAGCTTTTCTACACGGTTCCCACATTCCAGAATCCTTCAGGTGTTACCTACTCACAAGAAAAAAGGGAGGCAACTGCCAAAGTTCTTGATAAACACGGGGTTGTCTGTGTTGAGGACAATGCCTACGGTGAACTGAGGTTTGCAGGTGAGGATGTACCTACTATCAGGAATTATCTGGAAAACACAATTCTGATGGGATCCTTTTCAAAAATAATTGCTCCGGGACTGCGGCTTGGGTGGATATGCGCAAAGAATGATATAATGGAAAAACTCCTTGTTGTTAAGCAGGCGGCTGATCTTCATTCTAATTACCTGTCCCAGAGGATTATCTCCCAGTATCTTATGGACAATGACGTTGACGGGCATATCTCAAAGATCAAAACGGCATACGGTTCAAGGCGTGACCATATGGTTGACATGATGTCCAGATATTTCCCGGAAGGCATCAGCTATACAAAACCTGAAGGCGGTATGTTTGTCTGGGTAACATTGCCGGAAGGCGTTTCTTCTATGGACTTGTTTGACCTGGCAATAAAAGAGAATGTTGCCTTTGTTCCGGGTAGTCCGTTCTATACTATTGAAGGAGCAGGTTCTAACACGCTGAGATTGAACTATTCTAATTCTGATCCTGATGACATTGAAGAGGGAATCAAAAGACTTGCAGCTTGTATGGAGAAACTTAGCTGTTAA
- a CDS encoding AbrB/MazE/SpoVT family DNA-binding domain-containing protein has product MPKLQQNGSQYILTIPKEIVELEGWKKGQDIKLRRISAKGEEYIALIPQEEL; this is encoded by the coding sequence ATGCCAAAGTTACAGCAAAATGGCAGTCAATATATTTTAACCATACCCAAAGAGATCGTTGAGCTTGAAGGATGGAAAAAGGGACAGGATATTAAACTTCGTAGGATTAGTGCTAAAGGGGAAGAGTATATAGCACTCATACCGCAGGAGGAATTATAA
- a CDS encoding DUF262 domain-containing protein, which produces MKIDPTDQDIKQIFDRIEEGIYDLQPDFQREIVWNKQKQQKLIDSIMRQWHVPPIHLVRIEGKNKFEVLDGKQRLSAIYSFMKDEFKFDSNLVLGSEELMIIDKKYYSEFPTEMKFRFDFTRIRILEVSDIKMDEATELFLRLNLGVTVSTSEKRNCIYGPTKDFLREILQNHPALFSKETLGFSNLRMAYQDALDKIYFLEKNGSLDSKPDARALEKMYFEDVVPGEVKANLIENLDSLESILDGFKYKLTKSTLMSYYWFLREQKKGHTIDEMKMADFLKAFEEWRLEQKNILEANYMPHPYYLEFENLLSEGWIDPSSLKGRNKILNAFYKQYLDNGDFGSSV; this is translated from the coding sequence ATGAAAATAGATCCTACAGACCAAGACATAAAACAGATTTTTGATCGAATTGAAGAAGGAATCTATGATTTACAACCTGATTTCCAAAGAGAAATTGTTTGGAATAAACAAAAACAGCAAAAATTAATAGATTCTATTATGAGACAATGGCATGTCCCACCCATCCATTTGGTAAGAATAGAAGGCAAAAACAAATTCGAAGTATTGGATGGAAAGCAGCGCCTTTCTGCCATATACAGTTTCATGAAGGATGAATTCAAATTCGATTCTAATTTAGTTCTAGGGTCTGAAGAATTAATGATAATTGACAAAAAATACTACTCCGAATTTCCAACTGAGATGAAATTTAGGTTTGATTTTACTCGGATTCGTATATTAGAAGTTTCAGATATTAAAATGGATGAAGCGACTGAATTATTCTTAAGACTTAATTTAGGGGTTACTGTTTCAACTTCAGAGAAAAGAAATTGTATATATGGACCAACCAAAGATTTCTTGAGGGAAATACTTCAGAATCACCCAGCTCTTTTTTCTAAAGAAACGTTAGGATTTTCGAATCTTAGAATGGCATATCAAGATGCATTGGATAAAATATATTTTCTAGAAAAGAATGGAAGTCTTGACTCAAAACCAGATGCAAGAGCTTTAGAAAAGATGTATTTTGAAGATGTTGTGCCCGGTGAAGTAAAAGCAAATCTTATCGAAAATTTAGATTCTCTTGAAAGTATCTTAGATGGTTTTAAATATAAATTAACGAAATCCACCCTCATGAGCTATTATTGGTTTTTAAGAGAACAGAAAAAAGGTCATACAATAGATGAAATGAAAATGGCTGATTTCTTAAAAGCTTTTGAAGAATGGAGACTTGAACAGAAAAATATTCTCGAAGCAAACTATATGCCACATCCATATTATCTAGAATTTGAAAATTTATTAAGTGAAGGATGGATTGATCCTTCTTCTCTTAAAGGAAGAAATAAGATATTGAATGCTTTTTACAAGCAATATTTAGATAATGGCGATTTTGGAAGTTCAGTATGA
- a CDS encoding ATP-dependent nuclease produces MITSKFNDNIRHSLQKWNKKKYPLKEVYIENIFNWKKTSIIFNSPVTVITGKNGSGKSTLINALKLLYNLQNERDEFGILSNIEDYQIILENQNDEKIVVKNKKIEHMGFNLPHLIDLSFNAKNHNFFKNSSGVDMNIYLDTLEQYDSIAIYPANLLIMRELIGKQIVSAQKIIDEENPEIEYYHIELNDGTTYDSYTMGSGEFFVNQLLWSFEKLPSNSIVLIEEMENYLHPGVQKKLIEILYEIAVRKEIQFLLTSHSPTIIEYIDEKSRTLVKTNSESIVNCINNCTEWVAKDILGEDNEVVEVLVEDQKALDLVKAIISKKNAQMLKQLSFKICGGESSIVKYITLTTKLTIISSRTIGVLDGDISFTKIISSFKVPGSEPPELLIIRYAEQNYNRIAEKLEIEEDKVKDSFSSAKTIQDHHEWVTKISCDLGVDKDNLWKIVSSMWVFNNSEIPLLSLPGSEPPEILILKCAEQNYNRIAEKLEIEEDKVKDSFSSAKTIQDHHEWVTKISCDLGVDNDYLWKTLSLIWVSDNPELVDEFYRSFSSSFGKLMC; encoded by the coding sequence ATGATTACATCAAAGTTTAATGACAATATAAGACACTCCCTCCAAAAATGGAACAAAAAGAAGTATCCATTAAAAGAAGTATACATTGAAAATATATTCAATTGGAAAAAAACATCTATTATTTTTAATTCCCCTGTTACGGTTATTACAGGAAAAAATGGAAGTGGAAAATCAACTTTAATTAATGCATTAAAACTTTTATATAATCTTCAAAATGAACGCGATGAATTTGGAATATTATCAAATATTGAAGATTATCAAATTATTCTTGAAAATCAAAATGATGAAAAAATAGTAGTAAAAAACAAAAAAATAGAACATATGGGCTTTAATTTACCCCATTTAATAGATTTAAGTTTTAATGCCAAAAATCACAACTTTTTTAAAAATAGTTCTGGAGTCGATATGAATATTTATTTGGATACTCTGGAGCAATATGACTCAATAGCAATTTACCCTGCTAATCTTTTAATTATGAGAGAATTAATTGGAAAACAAATTGTATCTGCTCAAAAAATTATTGATGAAGAAAATCCTGAAATTGAATATTATCATATAGAACTTAATGATGGTACTACATATGATTCTTACACAATGGGATCTGGAGAATTCTTTGTAAATCAACTTTTGTGGTCATTTGAAAAATTACCGAGTAACAGCATTGTTTTAATAGAAGAAATGGAAAATTATCTTCATCCAGGTGTCCAAAAAAAGTTAATAGAAATACTATATGAAATTGCAGTAAGGAAGGAGATACAGTTTCTACTAACGAGTCATTCTCCTACTATTATAGAATATATTGATGAAAAATCCCGCACTCTTGTAAAAACAAATTCAGAGTCAATTGTTAACTGCATTAATAATTGTACTGAATGGGTCGCAAAAGATATTCTAGGAGAGGACAATGAAGTTGTGGAAGTATTGGTGGAAGATCAAAAAGCATTGGATTTAGTAAAAGCAATTATTTCTAAAAAAAATGCTCAGATGTTAAAGCAATTATCTTTTAAAATTTGTGGTGGGGAATCGAGTATTGTAAAGTATATAACCTTAACTACAAAACTTACCATAATATCTTCAAGAACAATAGGTGTTCTGGATGGGGATATATCGTTTACCAAAATAATATCCTCGTTTAAAGTACCAGGATCAGAACCACCTGAATTACTAATTATAAGATATGCCGAACAAAATTATAATCGAATTGCAGAAAAATTAGAAATTGAAGAAGACAAAGTAAAAGACAGTTTTAGCTCTGCAAAGACGATTCAAGATCATCATGAATGGGTTACCAAGATTTCCTGTGATTTAGGCGTAGATAAGGATAATTTATGGAAAATAGTGTCATCAATGTGGGTATTTAATAATTCAGAAATACCTTTGTTAAGCTTACCAGGATCAGAACCACCTGAAATACTAATTCTCAAATGTGCCGAACAGAATTACAATCGAATTGCAGAAAAATTAGAAATTGAAGAAGACAAAGTAAAAGACAGTTTTAGCTCTGCAAAGACGATTCAAGATCATCATGAGTGGGTTACCAAGATTTCCTGTGATTTAGGCGTAGATAATGATTATTTATGGAAAACATTGTCATTAATATGGGTATCCGATAATCCAGAATTAGTAGATGAATTTTATCGTTCTTTTAGTAGTAGTTTTGGAAAACTGATGTGTTGA
- a CDS encoding DUF3987 domain-containing protein, producing the protein MSSIIAEAATTYSNAGIITHPLTPPNSTGTSAGKRPVKKDWSKLKEPMSDAEVTRYILNQSYNIGAVCGKLSDLMVIDVDWYVKGMWDDILKDIDTSDWVKQFRTPGRWHWMFKFNPDFELKHSKPLGIDLLGEAGNVVLSPSVHVSGEVYHIDGDLTKRPDIPPAVIGRIKDLLYTFEQLKTTLNKCRRTFKEFFNAVFVKEDLGKDKEGNKIPNPWYHDLTVFHNMDGRQRTLHLFAELKVNGATDAELLLMCKLAFGDSYSERYSIYEISQIKAIPAKTSTIKADSVLSEFYSGEEEPAYEEWGEENIKTYSLEEIKEMGAEINDLRLIINVDNDHFLNEYVKWLSGLSDTYKDYIFVSGLWLLSACTQGKVSLKLQQGTINPNLWFFILGLSSVSRKSTALDKTKLVYESCTQTKLYNDDYSLEGYLELLQDTPHCNFIRDEVVGLLQKMHKKYNDGIFECECALYDCADYRKTLAKEKGNKKREVVIENPFITKLYGTTPDNFAANMTLEDVNTGYGPRFLFCHPKYKRPRKPLQLANEEDRTAFASIVTRVITMWDHMKGIDELEFDVIPEAFEYYNKVTETMEETVLDSGDNTLSMGWARNQVHILKIAMLLELGKNEPSHCIQLQTMQESCRIVIEYFLPMFVETVHRLQEDVKNNQIEKVRSVLLKNAGTLGRSDLLKYSRLKKREFDEVVETMLESGEIKSVVQNGSKKQWLVLNDDKRTFSQNSPISHISHIHTEDKKTCEKSENDINCHEHTNYIYMCGEVFDSSCESVKNVKNVKSVKIEDSVLLKIARFCKDWQRVMNKSITCSDVVPISMEYCHKMKYDNIEGVTNTVKRIAGIPTEEKEATARY; encoded by the coding sequence ATGAGTAGTATTATAGCAGAAGCTGCAACGACTTACAGCAATGCAGGGATTATTACACACCCCCTTACACCGCCAAACAGCACCGGGACATCTGCCGGAAAGCGTCCAGTGAAGAAGGATTGGTCAAAGTTAAAAGAACCTATGAGTGATGCCGAGGTAACACGCTACATATTGAACCAAAGTTACAACATAGGTGCTGTTTGTGGAAAATTGTCTGATTTAATGGTGATAGATGTTGATTGGTATGTAAAAGGAATGTGGGACGACATACTAAAAGACATTGATACATCCGACTGGGTGAAGCAATTTAGAACTCCTGGTCGTTGGCATTGGATGTTTAAATTCAATCCTGACTTTGAGCTTAAGCATTCAAAGCCATTGGGAATAGATCTACTTGGTGAAGCTGGTAACGTTGTACTATCACCTTCCGTTCATGTATCAGGTGAGGTTTACCATATTGATGGTGATTTGACCAAACGGCCCGATATCCCGCCTGCTGTGATAGGCAGAATTAAAGACCTTCTTTATACATTTGAACAATTGAAAACAACTTTAAATAAGTGCAGAAGGACGTTTAAAGAGTTTTTTAACGCTGTTTTTGTTAAAGAGGACTTAGGGAAGGACAAAGAAGGTAATAAAATTCCTAATCCCTGGTATCATGATTTGACAGTTTTTCACAATATGGATGGCAGGCAGCGCACTTTACATCTATTTGCAGAACTAAAAGTTAATGGTGCTACAGATGCAGAATTATTGTTAATGTGCAAGCTTGCTTTTGGTGATTCATACAGTGAAAGATACTCAATATATGAAATCAGTCAGATAAAAGCCATTCCTGCAAAGACAAGCACTATTAAGGCGGATTCGGTTTTATCTGAGTTTTATTCAGGTGAGGAAGAGCCAGCATATGAGGAATGGGGAGAAGAAAACATAAAAACATACTCACTTGAAGAAATAAAGGAAATGGGTGCAGAGATCAACGATTTAAGATTGATAATTAACGTTGATAATGACCATTTTTTAAATGAGTATGTTAAATGGCTTTCCGGTTTGTCTGATACGTATAAGGACTATATTTTTGTGTCTGGGCTGTGGTTGTTGTCTGCATGTACACAAGGTAAGGTTAGCCTGAAATTGCAGCAAGGAACGATAAACCCTAATTTATGGTTCTTTATCTTAGGCCTGTCTAGTGTGAGCAGAAAATCAACTGCATTAGATAAAACGAAATTAGTCTATGAGTCATGTACTCAAACGAAGCTTTACAACGATGATTATTCACTAGAGGGATACCTTGAATTGCTACAGGATACACCACATTGTAATTTCATAAGAGATGAAGTTGTTGGACTGCTTCAAAAGATGCATAAAAAGTACAATGATGGTATATTTGAATGCGAATGTGCATTGTATGACTGTGCCGATTATAGAAAGACCTTAGCAAAGGAAAAAGGTAACAAAAAACGTGAGGTTGTTATCGAAAATCCTTTTATCACGAAACTATACGGAACAACGCCAGATAATTTTGCAGCAAATATGACTTTAGAAGATGTGAACACGGGGTACGGCCCCAGATTCCTGTTTTGCCACCCAAAATATAAGCGACCTAGAAAACCGTTACAATTGGCAAATGAGGAAGATCGGACAGCATTTGCGAGTATTGTTACGAGAGTTATCACAATGTGGGACCATATGAAAGGGATTGATGAATTAGAATTTGATGTGATCCCTGAAGCATTCGAGTACTATAACAAGGTAACTGAAACTATGGAAGAAACCGTATTAGATTCAGGTGACAATACTCTAAGCATGGGCTGGGCTAGAAATCAGGTTCATATTCTCAAAATTGCTATGCTACTAGAACTCGGCAAAAATGAACCGTCACATTGCATACAGTTACAAACAATGCAAGAATCATGTAGGATAGTTATTGAGTATTTCCTCCCGATGTTTGTTGAAACTGTACACAGGCTTCAGGAAGATGTCAAAAATAACCAGATCGAGAAAGTGAGAAGCGTATTACTCAAGAATGCCGGAACACTAGGGAGAAGTGACCTTTTAAAATACTCAAGACTTAAAAAACGTGAGTTTGATGAAGTCGTTGAAACCATGCTGGAATCTGGAGAAATAAAGTCAGTTGTTCAGAATGGCAGCAAAAAACAATGGTTGGTTTTGAATGACGATAAACGGACTTTTTCACAAAATTCACCAATTTCACACATTTCACATATTCACACGGAGGATAAAAAAACGTGTGAAAAAAGTGAAAACGATATCAATTGCCATGAACACACAAATTATATCTATATGTGCGGGGAGGTTTTTGATTCTTCATGTGAAAGTGTGAAAAACGTGAAAAACGTGAAATCTGTGAAAATTGAAGATTCTGTCCTGTTAAAAATTGCTCGTTTCTGCAAGGATTGGCAAAGAGTCATGAATAAATCAATAACATGTTCCGATGTTGTGCCGATTTCAATGGAATACTGCCATAAGATGAAATATGACAACATAGAAGGTGTTACAAACACAGTTAAACGCATTGCAGGAATACCAACAGAAGAAAAAGAGGCCACAGCTAGATATTGA
- a CDS encoding AbrB/MazE/SpoVT family DNA-binding domain-containing protein, translating to MPLTRKTRPIGGSLLVSIPSQFAASLGIVAGTPLCIELEKNKIVMTPDTRQDVPGASQTE from the coding sequence ATGCCCCTAACAAGAAAGACACGGCCTATTGGTGGTAGTCTGCTTGTTTCAATTCCAAGTCAGTTTGCAGCTTCTCTTGGAATTGTTGCAGGCACCCCACTGTGTATAGAACTTGAAAAAAACAAAATTGTCATGACCCCTGACACCCGGCAAGATGTTCCAGGGGCCAGCCAGACCGAATAA
- a CDS encoding site-specific integrase produces the protein MSDKTKPNEEKRLYDSEEERVRASADGLFKDLIASTTPESNVKLYTRYINSYKISGSSPYTIRNHVTALRTFGQFIIKPVNELNYEDIEEILISIEGLDLSATSKKVYKVRLKTLLKFANMDELAKSIKTGNRRSQTKLPDDLLTRDEISTLIDNALNPRDKALISLLYESGARLSEMLSLKLKHVEPHEKGMYIQFPQGKTGARRILVVFSSMYLNQWLTTHPERNNREAFLWCQLRPPHAQLSVSSFRSVLKTAGRRAGIKKPVNPHAFRHAQATELARDFTEQQMKQYLGWVPDSNMASVYVHLSGRDMEAAVLAKNGIEIEKRDTRLKAEECPRCHKMIPPDAMFCGFCGLPLTTDTVSTNEQTIDAILEKLKQHPELLLSALSATKQSNE, from the coding sequence GTGTCAGACAAAACCAAACCGAATGAAGAAAAAAGGCTGTATGATAGCGAGGAAGAAAGAGTCAGGGCATCGGCAGATGGACTTTTTAAAGATTTAATTGCAAGCACAACACCCGAATCCAATGTTAAACTGTACACTCGTTACATTAATTCTTACAAAATATCCGGTTCATCTCCTTATACTATCCGAAACCATGTCACTGCATTACGCACATTCGGTCAGTTCATAATCAAGCCAGTTAATGAGCTTAACTATGAGGACATAGAAGAGATACTCATTTCAATTGAAGGACTTGATTTATCAGCCACGTCTAAAAAGGTCTATAAGGTCCGACTTAAGACGCTTTTGAAGTTTGCAAATATGGATGAGCTTGCAAAAAGCATCAAGACAGGGAATAGACGGTCACAGACAAAGCTACCAGATGATCTTCTTACAAGGGATGAAATTTCAACTTTAATTGATAATGCTCTTAATCCTAGGGATAAAGCCCTTATCTCCTTGTTATATGAGTCAGGTGCTCGATTAAGTGAAATGTTAAGCCTAAAATTAAAACACGTTGAACCACACGAAAAGGGCATGTATATCCAATTTCCACAGGGGAAGACTGGAGCACGCAGGATATTGGTTGTCTTCTCTTCAATGTACCTAAATCAATGGCTAACGACCCACCCAGAGAGGAATAACCGTGAAGCATTCTTATGGTGTCAGCTTCGACCACCACACGCACAGTTAAGCGTTTCATCATTCCGTTCTGTCCTTAAAACAGCAGGGAGGAGGGCAGGAATCAAGAAACCTGTAAATCCTCATGCTTTTAGACATGCACAAGCCACAGAGCTAGCAAGAGACTTTACAGAACAACAAATGAAACAATATCTCGGATGGGTTCCAGATTCCAATATGGCAAGCGTATATGTTCATTTATCAGGTCGTGATATGGAAGCTGCCGTACTTGCAAAGAATGGAATTGAGATAGAGAAGAGAGATACACGTTTGAAGGCTGAAGAGTGCCCCAGATGTCACAAGATGATACCACCAGATGCTATGTTCTGTGGTTTCTGTGGTTTACCATTAACGACAGATACAGTAAGCACAAACGAACAAACCATAGATGCTATACTTGAAAAATTGAAACAACACCCCGAACTGTTATTAAGTGCCTTAAGTGCGACTAAACAAAGCAATGAGTAA